From Rhizobium sp. NZLR1, a single genomic window includes:
- a CDS encoding NAD(P)H-binding protein — translation MGSRIVANLIRQKMQVRALVHSHGLAAAESDYTAVYGDARDPSAIRALLTGADAVISTLGSAGAQIADVTSAAVRNLIPEMTALEITRIVSVTGSAVRDDIEVGREHPHMAERRAALMQHIPGLVLDGEGHLRLLRQSTLNWTVIRLPRMTSDPARPATLRVDPPVPAETISYEAGAEAIVEELIYARWVRKAPFASEA, via the coding sequence TTGGGCAGCCGCATCGTCGCAAACCTTATCCGGCAGAAGATGCAGGTTCGGGCCCTCGTCCATAGCCACGGACTCGCCGCGGCTGAAAGCGACTATACGGCGGTATATGGCGATGCCCGTGACCCTTCTGCGATTCGAGCCTTACTCACAGGTGCCGACGCGGTGATTTCCACGCTCGGAAGTGCCGGTGCACAGATCGCGGACGTCACCTCTGCCGCCGTTAGGAACCTGATCCCGGAGATGACTGCGCTCGAGATCACGCGCATCGTTTCCGTCACGGGATCGGCTGTGCGCGACGACATTGAGGTTGGCAGGGAGCATCCCCACATGGCTGAACGGCGTGCCGCTCTTATGCAGCACATACCCGGACTGGTTCTTGACGGCGAGGGGCATCTGCGGCTGCTGCGGCAATCTACCCTCAATTGGACGGTCATACGATTACCTCGGATGACATCCGATCCCGCCAGGCCAGCCACTCTTCGGGTCGATCCGCCGGTGCCGGCCGAGACGATCAGCTACGAGGCCGGTGCCGAGGCGATTGTTGAAGAGCTCATTTATGCCAGGTGGGTTCGAAAAGCTCCGTTCGCTTCAGAAGCTTAA
- a CDS encoding DUF2798 domain-containing protein, producing the protein MTDRRNKNPRWKKLPAGYSKLLIPFVLSLMMSAIVSAVATGMSAGSGFFAHWPGAWAVSWLVAFPSLLMLMPLARWIVGVLVEPLR; encoded by the coding sequence ATGACCGATCGGCGCAATAAAAATCCCAGATGGAAGAAGCTGCCAGCAGGCTACTCCAAACTTCTAATCCCGTTCGTTCTATCCCTAATGATGTCTGCAATAGTCTCGGCTGTGGCAACTGGCATGAGTGCTGGAAGCGGTTTTTTCGCGCACTGGCCCGGCGCATGGGCGGTGTCGTGGCTCGTAGCCTTCCCGAGCCTCCTCATGCTGATGCCGCTTGCACGTTGGATCGTTGGTGTCTTAGTCGAGCCCTTGCGCTGA
- a CDS encoding NmrA family NAD(P)-binding protein — MPESNPKVLVIGATGKFARLVMPALARRNVTVRALVRYLAKDVQTQVGATVDVIEGDLRNAESLDRACDGVDGVFYIGPAFAPDEAAMGVSMIEAAERSGVRKFVFSSVIQPTNTRLENHASKIPVEEALYSSRLQYTILHPANFMQNIALAWPNVLETSTFSEPFPKTARIARVDYRDVADVAAEALTSDRLAFATLELCSEGLYHRGDIAEMMSEALGRHVEALEPSFAEWASSGNLPYNDHQLHLLSKVHEHYARFGLGGNSLTLRAALGREPRSLHQFIGDLKAGQY, encoded by the coding sequence ATGCCCGAAAGCAATCCCAAAGTGCTGGTGATAGGAGCCACCGGAAAATTCGCACGGCTGGTAATGCCCGCTCTAGCACGCCGAAACGTCACGGTTCGGGCGCTAGTACGATATCTCGCAAAAGATGTGCAGACCCAGGTGGGCGCCACGGTTGATGTTATTGAGGGTGACTTGCGCAATGCAGAAAGTCTTGACCGGGCATGTGATGGCGTCGATGGCGTTTTTTATATCGGACCAGCATTTGCGCCGGACGAAGCCGCGATGGGTGTCTCAATGATCGAGGCCGCTGAGCGCAGCGGAGTGCGCAAATTTGTTTTCTCATCGGTTATTCAGCCAACAAATACGCGGCTCGAGAACCACGCGAGCAAAATACCTGTGGAAGAAGCGCTCTATTCATCGCGTCTACAGTACACGATCCTTCACCCCGCGAACTTCATGCAGAACATCGCCCTCGCGTGGCCGAACGTGCTGGAGACGAGTACATTTTCCGAGCCATTCCCCAAGACCGCGCGCATTGCGCGTGTTGATTATCGAGACGTTGCCGACGTCGCTGCCGAGGCTCTGACTAGCGATCGACTGGCTTTCGCCACTCTCGAGCTTTGCTCTGAAGGACTTTACCACAGAGGCGATATTGCCGAAATGATGTCGGAAGCGCTTGGACGTCACGTCGAGGCTCTGGAACCTTCCTTTGCCGAGTGGGCATCGAGCGGGAATTTGCCGTACAACGACCATCAGCTGCATCTCCTTTCAAAGGTTCACGAGCATTATGCAAGGTTTGGGCTCGGCGGTAACAGTCTTACGCTAAGGGCGGCTTTGGGCCGCGAGCCGCGTTCCTTGCACCAGTTCATTGGCGACCTCAAGGCGGGACAATATTGA
- a CDS encoding LysR family transcriptional regulator, with protein sequence MKQLHDLEAYVAIVEYHSLTAAARELGKPLQSISRSLAALEQEVGVVLIHRSTRRLVPSEAGDAFYRRIKPAVEAIREGVLEATDRRLEPKGLLRIGAPVLFGPDFIVPMIADYMRRFRDVDVDLQLSDRFVDLSDERLDLVVRIGDLPDSSLQAKRLGALRRVVFASPGYLLARGRPASPKDLAAHDCLVRTVDRSPGEWVFQDDGKRRTIKVGGSFKSNSMTALYAAAVAGLGVGYSPLWQVKHLVDEGKLEVLLKEYEPAPVPIHALWQENRLPPAKIRSFLDVLSQNLQLDSL encoded by the coding sequence ATGAAACAACTCCATGATCTCGAGGCGTACGTCGCGATCGTCGAATACCATAGCCTGACTGCAGCAGCCCGCGAGCTTGGAAAACCTCTTCAATCTATCAGCCGTTCATTGGCTGCATTGGAGCAGGAGGTGGGGGTGGTGCTAATTCATCGGTCCACGAGGCGTTTGGTACCGAGCGAAGCGGGCGATGCGTTCTATCGCAGGATCAAGCCAGCCGTTGAGGCAATAAGGGAGGGCGTGCTCGAAGCAACCGACCGCCGGCTTGAGCCGAAGGGACTGTTGCGGATAGGTGCGCCCGTCCTGTTCGGGCCGGACTTTATTGTTCCAATGATTGCGGACTATATGCGGCGGTTTCGGGATGTGGATGTAGATCTTCAGCTCTCCGACCGTTTCGTCGATCTTAGTGATGAACGCCTCGATCTCGTTGTCCGAATTGGCGATCTGCCAGATTCAAGTCTTCAGGCCAAACGACTGGGTGCTTTGCGACGTGTCGTATTCGCATCACCTGGCTATCTCTTGGCACGGGGCCGGCCAGCTTCGCCGAAAGATCTCGCGGCCCACGATTGCCTTGTGCGTACTGTTGATCGGAGTCCCGGTGAATGGGTCTTTCAGGATGACGGCAAGCGAAGGACGATAAAGGTAGGCGGATCATTCAAATCAAACTCCATGACCGCGCTTTATGCAGCCGCAGTCGCGGGTCTCGGTGTGGGTTACTCGCCCTTATGGCAGGTCAAACATCTTGTTGATGAGGGCAAACTCGAGGTCCTTCTGAAGGAATACGAGCCTGCACCGGTCCCGATTCATGCTCTTTGGCAGGAGAACAGATTGCCTCCGGCCAAGATCCGGAGCTTTTTGGACGTACTGAGCCAGAATCTACAGCTTGATAGTCTATAG
- the rnr gene encoding ribonuclease R has protein sequence MSRIPRDRTNPAGTRPGKIGRAGKDASAVEPLNIVHGALPSREVILRFIADHPQKASKRELARAFGLKGDNRVELKHLLQELEQEGLLQKNRKSLIRPGALPPVTVLDITTRDKDGDLIGRPAEWPEDQGVAPAVAIRQQSPAGRQGKGKAPVAGLGDRILAKIFPAADRGGPAYTARIIKVIDKRRGASMGVFRTAPGGGGRLLPIERRGEEMVIDPDFTGGATDGDLVEVEIARLGRLGLPRAKVLSVVGSVGSEKAISMIAIHAHGIPHVFPPAVVDEADAAKPATMSHREDWRDVPLITIDPADAKDHDDAVYAELDPSPDNPGGVVVTVAIADVSWYVRSKSALDREALKRGNSVYFPDRVVPMLPERISNDLCSLKEGVDRPALAVRMSFSGEGRKIGHTFYRIMMKSAAKLSYQQAQAAIDGKPDDQTGPMLEPILKPLWHAYEVMKRGRDRRQPLELDMPERKIQLKPDGTVDRVVVPPRLEAHKLIEEMMIQANVCAAETLEKARQPLIYRIHDGPTLAKQEILREFLATLGIPLAKGGNMRANNFNGILAKADGTPHQTMVSEMVLRSQSQAIYGPENIGHFGLNLMKYAHFTSPIRRYADLIVHRALVGSLGFGEGGITPEEEAALDDIAAEISTFERRAMAAERETVDRLIAHHLSGRVGEEFAGRVSGVTKSGLFVVLPDYGADGFVPISTLGTDYFIYDEAHQALSGERTGLGYRLGDSVTVKLAEAIPLAGALRFEMVSEGREMPTAVRSFHKAGRRDRGQVRKKPGTRPPRGRH, from the coding sequence GTGAGCAGAATACCGCGCGACAGAACGAACCCTGCGGGAACGCGCCCTGGCAAGATCGGTCGTGCCGGCAAGGATGCTTCCGCGGTCGAGCCGCTGAACATCGTCCACGGCGCGCTGCCCTCGCGCGAGGTGATCCTGCGCTTCATCGCCGATCATCCGCAGAAGGCCTCCAAACGGGAACTCGCCAGGGCCTTCGGCCTGAAGGGCGACAACCGCGTCGAGCTCAAGCACCTTCTGCAGGAGCTTGAGCAGGAAGGCCTGCTGCAGAAGAACCGCAAGTCGCTGATCCGTCCCGGCGCGCTGCCGCCGGTCACTGTCCTCGATATCACCACGCGCGACAAGGATGGCGATCTGATCGGCCGGCCGGCGGAATGGCCGGAAGACCAGGGTGTCGCACCTGCCGTCGCCATCCGCCAACAATCGCCTGCTGGCCGCCAGGGCAAGGGCAAGGCGCCCGTCGCCGGCCTCGGCGACCGCATCCTGGCGAAGATCTTCCCGGCCGCCGATCGCGGCGGGCCGGCCTATACGGCGCGGATCATCAAAGTGATCGACAAGCGCCGCGGCGCCTCGATGGGCGTTTTCCGCACGGCGCCTGGCGGCGGCGGCCGGCTGCTGCCGATCGAGCGGCGTGGCGAGGAGATGGTCATCGATCCAGACTTCACCGGCGGCGCCACGGACGGCGACCTGGTCGAAGTCGAAATCGCCCGCCTCGGCCGTCTCGGCCTGCCGCGCGCCAAGGTGCTTTCCGTCGTCGGCTCCGTCGGCTCGGAAAAGGCGATCTCGATGATCGCCATTCATGCGCATGGCATCCCGCATGTGTTCCCGCCAGCCGTCGTTGACGAGGCGGACGCAGCAAAACCCGCCACGATGTCGCATCGCGAGGATTGGCGCGACGTGCCGCTGATCACCATCGACCCGGCCGACGCCAAGGACCATGACGACGCCGTCTATGCCGAACTCGACCCCTCGCCCGACAATCCCGGCGGCGTCGTCGTCACCGTGGCGATTGCCGATGTCTCCTGGTATGTCCGCTCCAAGTCAGCGCTCGACCGCGAGGCGCTGAAACGCGGCAACTCTGTCTATTTCCCGGATCGGGTCGTGCCGATGCTGCCGGAGCGCATCTCCAACGATCTGTGTTCGCTGAAGGAAGGTGTCGACCGCCCGGCGCTTGCCGTGCGCATGAGCTTTTCCGGAGAAGGCCGCAAGATCGGCCACACCTTCTATCGCATCATGATGAAGAGCGCGGCCAAGCTGTCCTACCAGCAGGCGCAGGCGGCGATCGACGGCAAGCCGGACGATCAGACCGGACCGATGCTCGAGCCGATCCTGAAGCCCCTCTGGCACGCCTATGAGGTTATGAAGCGCGGACGCGACCGGCGCCAGCCGCTGGAACTCGACATGCCGGAGCGCAAGATCCAGCTGAAGCCCGACGGCACCGTCGACCGGGTCGTCGTGCCGCCGCGCCTTGAGGCGCACAAGCTGATCGAAGAGATGATGATCCAGGCGAACGTCTGCGCCGCCGAGACGCTGGAAAAGGCACGTCAGCCGCTGATCTACCGCATCCATGACGGCCCGACGCTTGCCAAGCAGGAAATCCTGCGCGAGTTCCTGGCGACGCTCGGCATCCCGCTTGCCAAGGGCGGCAACATGCGCGCCAACAACTTCAACGGCATCCTGGCGAAAGCGGACGGCACGCCGCACCAGACCATGGTCAGCGAGATGGTGCTGCGTTCGCAGAGCCAGGCGATCTACGGCCCGGAGAATATCGGCCACTTCGGCCTCAACCTGATGAAATACGCGCATTTCACCTCACCGATCCGCCGTTACGCCGATCTCATCGTGCATCGCGCCCTCGTCGGCTCGCTGGGCTTCGGTGAAGGGGGCATCACGCCCGAGGAAGAGGCGGCTCTCGACGATATCGCCGCCGAAATCTCGACCTTCGAGCGCCGCGCCATGGCGGCCGAGCGTGAGACGGTCGACCGGCTGATCGCCCACCATCTCAGCGGCCGCGTCGGCGAGGAGTTTGCCGGCCGCGTCTCGGGTGTGACGAAATCGGGGCTTTTTGTCGTTCTGCCGGACTATGGCGCCGACGGTTTCGTGCCCATATCGACGCTTGGAACCGATTATTTCATCTATGATGAGGCGCATCAGGCGCTCTCCGGTGAACGGACAGGGCTTGGCTATCGCCTTGGCGACAGCGTCACGGTGAAGCTTGCCGAAGCGATTCCGCTCGCCGGCGCGCTGCGTTTCGAAATGGTCAGCGAAGGGCGCGAAATGCCGACGGCGGTGCGCTCCTTCCACAAAGCGGGCCGCCGCGACAGGGGCCAGGTCCGCAAGAAGCCCGGAACGAGGCCGCCGCGCGGGCGGCATTAG
- the topA gene encoding type I DNA topoisomerase, giving the protein MNVVVVESPAKAKTINKYLGPGYKVLASFGHVRDLPAKDGSVLPDQDFEMLWEVDSASAKRMKDIADAVKSSDGLFLATDPDREGEAISWHVLDMLNKKRVLNGKPVKRVVFNAITKKAVLDAMADPRDIDVPLVDAYLARRALDYLVGFNLSPVLWRKLPGARSAGRVQSVSLRLVCDRESEIERFISEEYWNISALLKTPRGDEFEARLVSANGKRLQPRAIGNGEDAGRLKALLDGASYVVDTVEAKPVKRNPGPPFTTSTLQQAASSNLGFSASRTMQIAQKLYEGVDIGGETVGLITYMRTDGVQMAPEAIDAARSAIVDQFGERYMPEKPRFYSTKAKNAQEAHEAIRPTDFYRSPDRVRQFLDADQIRLYDLIWKRGIASQMASAEIERTTAEITADNKGEKAGLRAVGSVIRFDGFIAAYTDQKEDGEQSDDGDEDGRLPEINARETLAKQKINSTQHFTEPPPRYSEASLIKKMEELGIGRPSTYAATLATLRDRDYVTIDKRKLIPQAKGRLVTAFLESFFTKYVEYDFTADLEEKLDRISAGELNWKQVLRDFWKDFFAQIEDTKELRVTNVLDSLNESLAPLVFPKREDGSDPRICQVCGTGNLSLKLGKYGAFVGCSNYPECNYTRQLSSENGGEADGAGLNEPKNLGTDPTTGEELTLRSGRFGPYIQRGDGKEAKRASLPKGWKPEDIDYEKAMALISLPRDIGKHPESGKMISSGIGRYGPFLLHDGSYANLETIEDVFSVGLNRAVTVIAEKANQPPGRGSRGTPAALKTLGDHPDGGAITVRDGKYGPYVNWGKVNATLPKGKDPQAITVEEALVLIAEKAGKAPAGKTIKAKAKPKAAAAEAKTTKTAAKPKTTKAKAPAKSKKS; this is encoded by the coding sequence ATGAATGTTGTAGTGGTGGAATCGCCTGCCAAGGCCAAGACGATCAACAAGTATCTGGGTCCGGGATACAAAGTGCTCGCCTCCTTCGGCCATGTGCGCGATCTGCCTGCCAAGGATGGCTCGGTCCTCCCCGATCAGGATTTCGAAATGCTTTGGGAGGTCGATAGCGCCTCGGCCAAGCGGATGAAGGACATTGCCGACGCGGTGAAATCCTCCGACGGCCTTTTTCTCGCGACCGACCCGGATCGCGAAGGCGAAGCGATTTCCTGGCACGTTCTCGACATGCTGAACAAGAAGCGCGTGCTGAACGGCAAGCCGGTCAAGCGCGTCGTCTTCAACGCCATCACCAAGAAGGCGGTGCTCGACGCGATGGCCGATCCGCGCGACATCGACGTGCCGCTGGTCGACGCCTATCTCGCGCGCCGCGCACTCGACTATCTCGTCGGCTTCAATCTTTCGCCGGTCCTGTGGCGCAAGCTGCCCGGCGCACGTTCGGCCGGCCGTGTCCAGTCTGTGTCACTTCGCTTGGTCTGCGACCGCGAATCCGAGATCGAGCGCTTCATTTCGGAAGAATACTGGAACATCTCGGCGCTTCTGAAGACACCGCGCGGCGACGAGTTCGAGGCAAGGCTGGTTTCGGCGAACGGCAAACGGCTGCAGCCGCGCGCGATCGGCAACGGCGAGGATGCAGGCCGGCTGAAGGCGTTGCTCGACGGTGCGAGCTATGTCGTCGACACGGTCGAGGCCAAGCCGGTCAAGCGCAACCCGGGACCGCCGTTTACGACCTCGACGCTGCAGCAGGCCGCTTCCTCCAATCTCGGCTTCTCCGCCTCGCGCACCATGCAGATCGCTCAGAAGCTTTATGAGGGCGTCGATATCGGCGGCGAGACGGTCGGTCTGATCACCTATATGCGAACCGACGGCGTGCAGATGGCACCGGAAGCGATCGATGCGGCGCGCAGCGCCATCGTCGACCAGTTCGGCGAGCGCTACATGCCTGAGAAGCCGCGCTTCTATTCCACCAAGGCCAAGAACGCCCAGGAAGCGCATGAGGCGATCCGTCCGACCGATTTCTACCGGTCACCCGACCGCGTGCGCCAATTCCTCGATGCCGACCAGATCCGGCTCTACGACCTGATCTGGAAGCGCGGCATCGCCAGCCAGATGGCCTCGGCCGAGATCGAACGCACGACGGCTGAAATCACCGCCGACAACAAGGGCGAGAAGGCCGGCCTGCGCGCCGTCGGTTCGGTCATCCGCTTCGATGGTTTCATCGCCGCCTATACCGACCAGAAGGAAGACGGCGAACAGAGCGACGACGGCGATGAGGATGGCCGCCTGCCGGAGATCAATGCGCGCGAGACGCTCGCCAAGCAGAAGATCAATTCGACCCAGCATTTCACCGAGCCGCCGCCGCGCTACTCGGAAGCTTCGCTGATCAAGAAGATGGAAGAGCTCGGCATCGGCCGCCCGTCCACCTATGCGGCGACGCTGGCGACATTGCGCGATCGCGACTATGTGACGATCGACAAGCGCAAGCTGATCCCGCAGGCCAAGGGCCGGCTGGTGACGGCTTTCCTCGAAAGCTTCTTTACCAAATATGTCGAATACGACTTCACCGCCGATCTCGAGGAAAAGCTCGACCGGATTTCCGCCGGCGAGCTGAACTGGAAGCAGGTGCTGCGCGATTTCTGGAAGGATTTCTTCGCGCAGATCGAAGACACCAAGGAATTGCGCGTCACCAATGTGCTGGATTCGCTGAACGAGTCGCTGGCACCCCTGGTCTTCCCGAAAAGGGAGGACGGCAGCGATCCCAGGATCTGTCAGGTCTGCGGCACCGGCAACCTGTCGCTGAAGCTCGGCAAATATGGCGCCTTCGTCGGCTGCTCGAACTATCCGGAATGCAACTACACCCGCCAGCTCTCTTCTGAAAACGGCGGGGAAGCGGATGGTGCCGGATTGAACGAGCCGAAGAACCTCGGCACCGATCCGACGACCGGCGAGGAGCTGACGCTGCGTTCCGGCCGCTTCGGCCCCTATATTCAGCGCGGCGACGGCAAGGAAGCAAAGCGCGCTTCGCTGCCGAAGGGTTGGAAGCCCGAAGACATCGACTATGAAAAGGCGATGGCTCTGATTTCGCTGCCGCGCGATATCGGCAAACATCCGGAATCCGGCAAGATGATCTCGTCGGGCATCGGCCGCTATGGGCCGTTCCTGCTGCATGACGGCTCCTATGCCAACCTGGAAACCATCGAGGACGTGTTCTCAGTCGGCCTCAACCGCGCCGTGACTGTCATTGCCGAAAAGGCGAACCAGCCGCCAGGCCGGGGTTCGCGCGGTACGCCGGCGGCGTTGAAGACACTCGGCGACCATCCCGACGGCGGCGCGATCACCGTTCGCGACGGCAAGTACGGCCCTTACGTCAACTGGGGCAAGGTCAATGCCACCCTGCCGAAGGGCAAGGATCCGCAGGCGATCACCGTCGAGGAGGCGCTCGTGCTGATCGCCGAGAAGGCCGGCAAGGCGCCTGCTGGCAAAACCATCAAGGCGAAAGCCAAGCCGAAGGCGGCGGCCGCCGAAGCCAAGACCACCAAGACGGCGGCCAAGCCGAAGACAACAAAGGCGAAGGCGCCCGCGAAATCGAAAAAGAGCTGA
- the dprA gene encoding DNA-processing protein DprA has protein sequence MDAPGAGSKGVALSERQRIAWLRLIRSDNIGPATFRDLINHFGSAEAALAALPELSARGGATRAIRIASEAEAHRELEAARRFGARFVGIGEPDYPQALKQIDGAPPLLAVKGALTAAKRPAVGIVGSRNASIAGAKFAAMVARDCGRAGYTVVSGLARGIDTAAHRASLDTGTIAALAGGLDQPYPPENIGLLEEITGGNGLAVSEMPFGWEPRARDFPRRNRLIAGIALGLVVVEAATRSGSLITARLAGEFGRLVFAVPGSPLDPRCHGSNGLLKDGASIVTTPADVVEALAPPTQFELFPSSMAEQPARDGKAMTMPPGDSDRARIIDALGPTPVEIDDVIRHTGLSASAVYLILLELDISSRLHRHQGGLVSLAD, from the coding sequence ATGGATGCGCCGGGCGCGGGATCAAAAGGCGTCGCGCTGAGCGAACGGCAACGCATCGCCTGGCTGCGCCTCATCCGTTCCGACAATATCGGCCCGGCCACCTTTCGCGACCTGATCAATCATTTCGGATCGGCCGAGGCAGCGCTCGCAGCACTGCCGGAGCTTTCGGCGCGCGGCGGCGCGACGCGGGCAATCCGCATCGCCAGCGAGGCTGAGGCACATCGGGAACTGGAGGCGGCTCGCCGTTTCGGCGCCCGCTTCGTCGGCATCGGCGAGCCGGACTATCCGCAGGCCCTGAAGCAGATCGACGGCGCGCCACCGCTGCTTGCCGTCAAGGGCGCTCTTACCGCCGCCAAACGACCGGCCGTCGGCATTGTCGGCTCGCGCAACGCCTCGATCGCCGGCGCGAAATTCGCGGCGATGGTGGCGCGCGACTGCGGCCGGGCCGGTTATACCGTGGTCTCCGGCCTGGCCCGCGGCATCGACACGGCAGCGCATCGGGCAAGCCTCGACACGGGCACGATCGCAGCGCTTGCCGGCGGTCTCGACCAGCCTTACCCACCGGAGAATATCGGCCTGCTCGAGGAAATAACCGGTGGCAACGGCCTGGCGGTGAGCGAGATGCCCTTCGGCTGGGAACCGCGCGCCCGCGATTTCCCGCGCCGAAACCGGCTGATCGCCGGCATCGCGCTCGGCCTTGTGGTCGTCGAAGCGGCAACGCGCTCAGGCTCGCTGATCACCGCACGGCTTGCCGGCGAGTTCGGCCGCCTGGTGTTTGCCGTGCCCGGCTCACCGCTCGATCCGCGCTGCCACGGCAGCAACGGCCTGCTGAAGGACGGCGCTTCGATCGTCACCACACCTGCCGATGTCGTCGAGGCTTTGGCGCCGCCTACGCAATTCGAGCTGTTCCCGTCATCGATGGCCGAGCAACCGGCACGTGACGGCAAGGCGATGACGATGCCGCCCGGCGATTCAGACCGGGCTCGCATCATCGATGCGCTCGGACCAACCCCGGTCGAGATCGACGACGTCATCCGCCATACCGGTCTGTCAGCATCCGCGGTCTATCTCATCCTTCTGGAGCTCGACATCTCAAGCAGGCTGCATCGGCATCAGGGCGGTCTCGTCTCGCTTGCCGATTGA
- the plsY gene encoding glycerol-3-phosphate 1-O-acyltransferase PlsY: MLSNLMSWQITLPIALAAAIIGYLFGSIPFGLILTRAAGLGDVRSIGSGNIGATNVLRTGNRKLAAATLLLDALKAAAAAWVVGYFLGEEAAIIAGFFAFIGHLFPVWIAFKGGKGVATYIGTLLGVAPIMVVLFAAVWLAVAFTSRYSSLSALVAMLVIPVALWILGNEKVAAVMAIMTLISYWKHRANISRLMDGTESKIGAKG, translated from the coding sequence ATGTTATCCAATCTCATGTCATGGCAGATTACGCTGCCGATCGCGCTTGCCGCCGCCATCATCGGCTACCTCTTCGGCTCGATTCCCTTCGGCCTGATCCTCACGCGTGCCGCCGGCCTCGGCGACGTGCGCAGCATTGGCTCCGGCAATATCGGCGCGACCAACGTGCTGAGAACAGGAAACCGCAAGCTCGCGGCTGCGACACTGCTGCTCGATGCGCTGAAGGCGGCGGCAGCGGCCTGGGTTGTCGGTTATTTCCTCGGCGAGGAGGCGGCGATCATCGCCGGCTTTTTCGCCTTCATCGGCCATCTCTTCCCGGTCTGGATCGCCTTCAAGGGCGGCAAGGGTGTCGCCACCTATATCGGCACCCTGCTCGGCGTCGCGCCGATCATGGTCGTGCTCTTCGCCGCCGTCTGGCTGGCGGTCGCCTTCACCAGCCGCTACTCGTCGCTATCGGCGCTGGTTGCCATGCTTGTCATTCCGGTTGCGCTATGGATACTGGGTAACGAAAAGGTTGCTGCTGTCATGGCGATCATGACGCTGATCTCCTACTGGAAGCACAGGGCCAATATTTCCCGCCTGATGGACGGCACGGAAAGCAAGATCGGAGCAAAGGGATAA
- a CDS encoding dihydroorotase: MSNPIVLKNVRIIDPSRNLDDVGTIIVENGVIVAAGSAAQNQGAPEGATIRDCAGLVAAPGLVDARVHIGEPGGEHRETIASASRAAAAGGVTSIIMMPDTDPVIDDIALVEFVKKTARDTAAVNVYPAAAITKGLAGAEMTEIGLLMQAGAVAFTDAHSSVHDTQVLRRIMTYAREFGAVISCETRDKYLGANGVMHEGLFASWLGLSGIPREAELIPLERDLRIAELTRGHYHAAMISVPASVEAIERARSRGAKVTSGISINNLALNENDIGEYRSFFKLYPPLRPEDDRVAMVEALANGAIDIIVSSHDPQDVDTKRLPFGEAADGAIGLETMLAAALRLHHGGQVSLMRLIDAMSTRPAQIFGLAAGTLKPGAAADIALIDLDEPWLVAKDMLLSRSKNTPFEDARFSGRAVATYVSGKLVHAL; encoded by the coding sequence ATGAGCAACCCGATCGTCCTCAAAAACGTCCGCATCATCGATCCGTCGCGCAATCTTGACGACGTTGGCACGATCATCGTCGAAAACGGTGTGATCGTTGCTGCCGGTTCCGCGGCACAGAACCAGGGCGCGCCGGAGGGTGCGACCATCCGCGACTGCGCCGGCCTTGTCGCGGCCCCCGGTCTCGTCGATGCGCGCGTCCATATCGGCGAACCCGGCGGCGAACATCGCGAGACCATCGCCTCGGCAAGTCGGGCGGCAGCAGCCGGCGGCGTCACCTCGATCATCATGATGCCGGACACCGATCCTGTCATCGACGACATTGCGCTCGTCGAATTCGTCAAGAAGACGGCCCGCGATACCGCCGCCGTCAACGTCTATCCGGCAGCCGCTATCACCAAGGGCCTTGCCGGCGCGGAGATGACGGAGATCGGCCTGTTGATGCAGGCGGGCGCCGTCGCCTTCACCGATGCCCATTCGAGCGTGCACGACACGCAGGTGCTGCGCCGGATCATGACCTATGCGCGTGAATTCGGCGCCGTCATCTCCTGCGAAACCCGCGACAAATATCTCGGCGCGAACGGCGTCATGCATGAAGGGCTTTTCGCCAGCTGGCTCGGGCTCTCCGGCATTCCAAGGGAAGCCGAACTGATCCCGCTCGAACGCGATCTCAGGATCGCAGAACTGACGCGCGGCCACTATCACGCCGCGATGATCTCGGTGCCGGCCTCGGTCGAGGCTATCGAACGCGCCCGCAGCCGCGGCGCCAAGGTGACCTCAGGCATATCGATCAACAATCTGGCGCTCAACGAAAACGACATCGGCGAATACCGCAGCTTCTTCAAGCTCTATCCGCCGCTGCGCCCGGAAGACGACCGGGTCGCCATGGTCGAGGCGCTTGCGAACGGCGCGATCGACATCATCGTCTCCTCGCACGACCCGCAGGACGTCGATACGAAGCGCCTGCCCTTCGGCGAGGCGGCGGACGGCGCGATCGGCCTTGAAACCATGCTGGCGGCGGCTCTCAGGCTCCACCATGGCGGTCAGGTGAGCCTGATGCGCCTGATCGACGCCATGTCCACCCGCCCCGCACAAATCTTCGGCCTCGCCGCCGGCACGCTGAAACCGGGTGCTGCGGCCGATATCGCGCTGATCGATCTCGATGAGCCTTGGCTTGTCGCCAAAGACATGCTTCTCTCCCGCTCGAAGAATACGCCGTTCGAAGATGCGCGCTTCAGCGGGCGGGCCGTCGCGACTTATGTCTCGGGAAAGCTTGTCCACGCACTTTAA